In the Styela clava chromosome 8, kaStyClav1.hap1.2, whole genome shotgun sequence genome, one interval contains:
- the LOC120345467 gene encoding YTH domain-containing family protein 1-like, protein MSDVTLNQNTDGLPNGLDGKDMVQEGFSSSYLQTSQQPNYGLPPNDHYIQSYYGQMAFPSYMGEWSTAGESVPYLSGYNNIGNGEPQHSFMPDAMFGQQPNSIGNGQPYFNAPMFRHGNEFTAWTSPTAHSTGLDTGVGHQPSPNAYNGDYYQQMMPTMPQDYLGRNEIMGNPNNMGNMPSHNNQGGMMPGGMSSGDAGNKMPTSPNSINVIEHGMHNLNVHGMGGDAEPVVGKNVQVGIGGGVNQVADSPAMQNSFNNSQGQAKMAPATNNQQAPSVPKPISWAAIASKPAKPQPKPKPKPTVGLPPPIKHNMDVGNWDASKVPPRVASNAHFGQAPNNWAGSKASGYTYENGGDDYEPAESNSSEKEAQDLKNNSPTSAVAHPVLDKLKLQNEYNPKRLTMDLRNARFFVIKSYSEDDIHRSIKYNIWCSTEHGNKRLDTCFRAQKNRGPVILLYSVNGSGHFCGVAEMKTCVDYSSRAGVWSQDKWKGKFQVKWIYVKDVPNTVLRHIRLENNDNKPVTNSRDTQEVPAEKGRQVLKIIANYKHQTSIFDDFGHYERRQQEEETQKNRAAQAASRKSGDSQQGYVPKTTTA, encoded by the exons ATGTCCGATGTTACTCTGAATCag AATACAGATGGTCTTCCAAATGGATTAGATGGGAAAGATATGGTGCAAGAAGGATTCTCATCCAGTTATTTGCAAACCTCTCAG CAACCCAACTATGGTCTACCTCCAAACGACCACTACATTCAAAGCTATTATGGCCAAATGGCATTCCCATCATACATGGGTGAATGGTCGACTGCAGGAGAATCTGTGCCATATTTATCTGGATACAATAATATTGGAAATGGGGAACCGCAGCATAGTTTCATGCCTGATGCTATGTTTGGTCAACAACCTAATAGCATAGGTAATGGACAACCATACTTCAATGCTCCTATGTTCCGACATGGTAATGAGTTTACGGCCTGGACATCTCCGACGGCGCATAGCACAGGCTTGGACACTGGTGTTGGACACCAACCATCGCCAAATGCTTATAATGGAGACTATTACCAGCAAATGATGCCGACTATGCCGCAGGATTATTTGGGAAGAAACGAGATCATGGGTAATCCAAATAACATGGGGAACATGCCTAGTCACAATAATCAAGGTGGAATGATGCCTGGTGGAATGTCAAGTGGTGATGCTGGAAATAAGATGCCTACTTCTCCTAATTCGATTAATGTAATAGAACATGGAATGCACAATTTGAATGTTCATGGCATGGGTGGTGATGCAGAACCTGTGGTTGGTAAAAACGTCCAAGTTGGTATTGGAGGTGGGGTCAATCAAGTAGCAGACAGTCCTGCAATGCAGAATAGTTTTAATAATTCCCAGGGACAGGCAAAGATGGCACCTGCTACCAACAATCAGCAGGCACCTTCTGTTCCAAAGCCAATTTCGTGGGCTGCCATTGCTTCAAAACCGGCTAAACCCCAACCAAAGCCTAAACCCAAACCAACTGTTGGCTTGCCACCACCTATTAAACATAACATGGACGTTGGTAATTGGGACGCAAGTAAGGTACCCCCAAGAGTAGCTTCTAATGCCCATTTTGGTCAAGCTCCTAACAACTGGGCTGGTTCGAAAGCATCTGGATATACTTATGA AAATGGTGGTGATGATTATGAACCTGCGGAGTCAAATAGTTCTGAGAAAGAAGCtcaagatttgaaaaataattctcCAACTTCAGCAGTGGCTCACCCTGTTCTCGACAAGCTTAAACTCCAGAATGAGTATAATCCGAAGCGACTTACTATGGACCTTCGCAATGCTCGTTTCTTTGTGATTAAGTCTTACTCTGAAGATGACATTCATCGCTCAATCAAGTATAATATTTGGTGTTCGACAGAGCATGGAAACAAAAGGTTGGACACTTGTTTTCGAGCGCAGAAAAATCGCGGTCCTGTCATCCTTCTCTATTCTGTCAATGGATCTGGACATTTCTGTGGCGTGGCAGAGATGAAAACCTGTGTGGACTATAGTAGTCGTGCCGGTGTTTGGTCGCAAGATAAATGGAAGGGCAAATTTCAAGTGAAATGGATCTATGTTAAGGATGTGCCCAACACTGTATTGCGCCATATTCGACttgaaaataatgataataagcCGGTTACTAACTCCCGTGACACACAGGAAGTTCCTGCTGAAAAAGGACGTCAGGTTCTGAAAATTATTGCTAACTATAAGCACCAAACAAGCATCTTCGATGATTTTGGACACTATGAACGTCgacaacaagaagaagaaacaCAGAAAAATAGAGCAGCTCAAGCAGCG AGCCGGAAATCTGGAGACAGTCAGCAAGGCTACGTTCCTAAGACTACTACTGCATAA